The Pseudomonas sp. HOU2 DNA window CGCCGCCTGGATGAACAGTTCCATCTGCTCGCGCACGGTCGGCTGGCCAATATAGTCGGCCAGACTGACCGGGCGAATGGCCCGGTCCTGGACTTCTTCGCGCTCGCGCGGGCTGTGCGCGGCGGCGATCAGACGATCAGCTTCAATCACTTAAATCATTCCCTTCAGGGCGCGGCGGATCAGGTCTTCACTGCTCAAATTCTTGTCCTTGATGGCGGTAATCGCCTTGCTCGCTTCCTGCGGCTTGTAGCCCAGGGAAATCAACGCACTGACCGCATCGTTTTCAGCGGTGTTGACCGGCGCCGGGCCGTCCGGCTGGTTCGGCACCAGAGCGAACATGGCCGGCGAGGTTTCCCAGGCCTTGAAGCGATCCTTCAGTTCAACCAGCAGGCGTTCCGCGGTTTTCTTGCCGACACCCGGGACCTTGGTCAGCGCCGAGGTGTCTTGGGATTGTACGCAGCGGATCAGCTCATCGACTTCCAGGCTCGACATCAAGGCCAGGGCCAATTTCGGCCCGACACCATTGAGACGGATCAACTCGCGAAAAAAGTCTCGCTCACGCTTGCCGGCGAAGCCATAGAGTAATTGCGCGTCTTCGCGTACGACCAAATGGGTGTGCAGCGTCAGCGGTTCACCGACCGACGGCAGACGATAAAGGGTGGTCATGGGCACTTCCAGCTCATACCCGAGGCCGTTTACATCCAGAATCAGGTGCGGCGGCTGTTTCTCAGCCAGGGTGCCGCGCAAGCGTCCAATCACGTTTCAGATCCTTGAGCGTTGACCAGCCGGGGGCTGGCGACAGATGGAAGGCGGGATTCGGGCCGACAACCCAGGCGCGAAATCCGCATTCCGCAAAAATGATTGCTGATGCTATCAGAGACGCAGGCGCCCGCCACGACTGCGTGCGGTTCCCAAGCCGTGCGGCAGAAGGCTGGAACGGGTGTGCGCGTGACAAATGGCGATAGCGAGGGCATCCGAGGCATCGATCTGCGGTTTGCTGGTCAGCTTGAGCATGTGCATGACCATCATCTGCACCTGTTCTTTATTGGCAGCGCCGGTGCCGACCACGGCTTGCTTGACCTGGGTGGCGGTGTATTCGGCAATTTCCAGACATTCTTCGGCGCCTGCGACAATCGCCGCACCGCGAGCCTGCCCGAGCTTGAGCGCCGAGTCGGCGTTTTTCGCCATGAACACTTTTTCGATGCCCATGGTCACCGGGCCATAGGTCTGAATGATTTCACGCACGCCGCGATAAACGATTTGCAGCCGCTCATGCAGCTCGCCGGCGCCGGTACGGATGCAGCCCGAGGCCACATAGATGCAGCCGCCGCGTCCGGTATCGCGAACAATCCCGTAACCGGTGATGCGCGAGCCGGGGTCGATACCCAGAATTAAAGTCATAACGCCTGCTGGTTCGAAATAACACAAAAACAAATGTGGGAGCTGGCTTGCCAGCGATGACGGAGTGTCAGGCGCCATCATTGCCTGATGTGCCGACGCCATCGCTGGCAAGCCAGCTCCCACATTGAATCGTAGTCGCTCTTAACCGAGCTGAGCGGCCACGTCTTCCGGAATGTCTGCGTTGGAGTAGACGTTCTGCACGTCATCCAGATCCTCGAGCATGTCGATCAGCTTGAGCACCTTCTCCGCGCCTTCCAGATCCAGTTCGGCGCTGGTGGTCGGCTGCATGACGATTTCTGCGTCGTCGCCTTTGAACCCGGCCGCTTCCAGCGCGTTACGCACCGCATAGAAGCTGGTGAACGAGGTGAACACGTCGATCGAGCCGTCTTCATGGCTGACGACGTCGTCGGCATCGGCTTCCAGCGCCGCTTCGGTCAGGGCGTCTTCGTCGACGCCCGGGGCGAAGCTGATCTGCCCCTTGCGCTCGAACAGGTACGCGACCGACCCGTCGGTGCCGAGGTTGCCGCCACACTTGCTGAATGCATGGCGGACGGCTGCAGCGGTACGGTTGCGGTTGTCGGTCATGCATTCGACCATCACCGCCACGCCACCCGGGCCGTAACCTTCGTAAGTCAGCTCTTCAACGTTGTCCGCTTCGGTCGCACCGGCGCCACGGGCCACGGCGCGATCGATGATGTCGCGGCTCATGTTCGCGCCAAGGGCCTTGTCCAGGGCCAGACGCAGACGCGGGTTGGAACCCGGATCACCGCCGCCCTGACGGGCCGCAACGGTCAGTTCACGGATCCACTTGGTGAAGATCTTGCCTCTCTTGGCATCCTGACGTTCTTTGCGGTGCTTGATGTTCGCCCACTTGGAATGACCTGCCATAACTCGCTCCGAATTCTCTTGAAACGTTGCCCGCCCTGCTCACGCAGCGGCCAGCAAACAAAAAATCTCGACCTGCTCTCTATAGAAAGAAAAAAGGCGCATCCGAAGATGCGCCTTCAGGCCCGTCTTACTCAGCCTTTGGCGTTTCGCGCAAACGAATGTGCAGCTCGCGCAATGCCTTGGCATCCACCACACCCGGCGCTTGGGTCATAACGTCCGCAGCACTCTGGGTTTTCGGGAAGGCGATCACTTCACGGATCGACTGGGCGCCGGTCATCAGCATCACCAGACGGTCCAGACCGAAGGCCAGACCACCGTGCGGCGGTGCACCGTACTTCAGCGCGTCAAGCAGGAAGCCGAACTTCTCTTCCTGTTCCGCTTCATTGATACCCAGCAGACGGAACACCGCTTGCTGCATTTCCTTGCGATGGATACGGATCGAACCGCCACCCAGCTCGGTACCGTTCAGTACCATGTCGTAGGCGCGGGACAGAGCGCCGGCCGGATTGGCTTCCAGCTCTTCAGGGGAGCACTTCGGTGCGGTGAACGGGTGGTGCAGCGCCGAGAAGCTGCCGTCGTCGTTCTCTTCGAACATCGGGAAGTCGACGACCCACATTGGCGCCCACTTGCAGGTCAGCAGGTCGAGGTCGTGGCCGAGTTTGATACGCAGCGCGCCCAGGGCTTCGCTGACGATCTTGGCCTTGTCGGCGCCGAAGAACACGATATCGCCGTCAACCGCACCGACGCGATCGAGGATCACGTTCAGGTTGGTTTCAGGGATGTTTTTCACGATCGGCGATTGCAGACCATCAACACCGGCAGCGCGCTCGTTGACCTTGATGTACGCCAGGCCCTTGGCACCGTAGATGCCGACGAACTTGGTGTAGTCGTCGATCTGCTTGCGCGGCATGCTCGCCCCGCCTGGAACGCGCAGCGCGGCGATACGGCATTTCGGATCGTTGGCCGGACCGCTGAACACCTTGAATTCGACTTCTTTGAGTTGATCGGCAACGTCGACCAATTCCAGCGGGTTACGCAGGTCCGGCTTGTCGGAGCCGTAACGGCGCATGGCTTCTTCGAAGGTCATGTGCGGGAACTCGCCGAATTCCAGATCCAGCACCTCCTTGAACAGGTTGCGGATCATGCCTTCGGTCAGGCCCATGATGTCTTTTTCGTCGAGGAAGCTGGTCTCGATGTCGATCTGAGTGAACTCAGGCTGACGGTCGGCACGCAGGTCTTCGTCGCGGAAGCATTTGGCGATCTGGTAGTAACGGTCGAAACCGGCCACCATCAGCAGTTGCTTGAACAGCTGAGGCGATTGCGGCAGCGCGAAGAACGAACCGGCGTGAGTACGGCTCGGCACTAGGTAGTCGCGGGCGCCTTCCGGGGTCGCGCGGGTCAGAATCGGCGTTTCGACGTCGAGGAAGCCGTTCTCGTCGAGGAAGCGACGGATGCTGGTGGTCATGCGCGAACGCAGACGCAGCTTCTCGGCCATTTCCGGACGACGCAGATCCAGGAAGCGGTAGCGCAGACGGGTTTCTTCGCCGACGTCGGAGTATTCGTTGAGCGGGAACGGCGGGGTTTCCGACTCGTTCAGCACTTCCAGCTCGTAGCCCAGCACTTCGATCATGCCCGACGCCATGTTGGCGTTGGTCGCACCGGCCGGACGCAGACGTACCTTGCCGGTGATCTTCACCACGTATTCGCTGCGCACGCGATCGGCGGCGGCGAAGCTCTCGGCGCGATCCGGATCGAACACCACCTGAGCCAGACCATCACGATCACGGATATCGAGGAAAATCACCCCGCCGTGGTCGCGACGACGGTGAACCCATCCGCAAAGGGTAATTTCCTGGCCTTCCAGGCTTTCGTTCAGTTGGCCGCAATAATGGCTGCGCATCATGGTAGTGGTTTCGCTTCTCGTAATTCGAAATTCGGTGGAGATTCCGTCGCACTCAAGCACTGCGAAATCTCACGCGTGTCGTTCGACCAGGGTTTGAACCCTAGTCAGATTTGTCGCCACCGGCCAGATTCTTCTTGGCTCCGGTCTTGAAATCGGTTTCGTACCAACCGCTGCCGCTGAGGCGAAAACCCGGCATGGACAGCTGTTTCTTGAGCTCTGGCGCCTGACAGGCAGGGCAGTCGACCAGCGGTGCCTCGCTGATCTTTTGAATGGCTTCCAACTGATGACCACAGGAAGCACATTGATAATCGTACATCGGCATGGGGGTGTCTCGGCGATCAGATTGCCACCGCGCGCAGGGCTTTGCGGCGAAAGAGCGGGATTATATCCATTAAATGCGGGCTGTGCAGCCGTAAGACTGCACAGCCCGCCACGTCATTTCAAGTATTGCCCGTTCAGGGCATGACGGCCGCCGGGGTATCCCGCAGGCCATTCATCACACACACCACCCGTACCAGACCGCTGAAGTTTTTCACCCCGCCGTGACGCAGGTGCACCTGGCGGTCCACATGGGACAGCAGCGTGCTGACCGAGCAGCCATTGTGCCCGGCCATGTCACCGAGAATGTTCCAGTAAACCTGCTCGAGCCTCAAGCACGTGGCAAACCCGTTCAACCGCACTGATCTCGCCAGCGGCCGGATCAGCTCGAAGTCGAAATCGCTGACAAACGGATCAACCTTCAGAGCCTGCTGCGAAACGCCATGTTCGCTTTGCCTGTCTGCACCCACCATATCGCTGACACTCCTTTGTCATCGCTGCTTTTATAAAGACAACATCCTGTGCCTTCATAAAAACGCAGACGCAGAGCCAGCGCCAGATGACTAGTTGCCCAGCAACGTAGGATAAGCCGACATGTTCAGTAAGATTTGAAACAGCACGCGGACATCCATTACCCCCGGATATCCGCGCACCGGATTATCAGGCCTCGAGCAACGCGCGCAGCATCCACGCGGTCTTCTCGTGTACTTGCATGCGCTGGGTCAGCAGGTCGGCCGTCGGCTCGTCACTGACTTTGTCCAGCAACGGGAAGATGCCGCGAGCGGTGCGCGTGACCGCTTCCTGGCCGTCGACCAACTGCTTGATCATGTCCTCGGCACTTGGCACGCCGACTTCTTCTTTAATAGAGGAGAGACGCGCGTAAGTCGCGTAGGCCCCCGGCGCCGGAAAACCCAGAGCTCGGATGCGCTCGGCGATCAGATCCACCGCCAGCGCCAGCTCGTTGTATTGCTCTTCGAACATCAGATGCAGGGTCCTGAACATGGGACCTGTGACGTTCCAGTGGAAGTTATGGGTTTTCAGATACAGCACATAGGTGTCCGACAGCAGCCGCGACAGCCCCTCGACGATGGACTTGCGGTCTTCTTCACTGATACCGATATCGATTGCCATGTTTACCCCCTAAGGCGATTGAATTCATCCAACAGGTGCAGCCCCACTCTAGCAAGGCAGCCGCCACCTCGCAGCCGGCAATCTTCACTCACCGTGCGACAAATCGACCGGGCCGGTGCCGCTGGCCGGGGTAATTTGAGTCGCTGCAGGCTTTGCTGTTAAATAGGCAGTGTGTCGCTACGCCCCGTTTTTCGGGGGTGTCGCGCATAGGCTGATGCCGGGCACGTGTCCAACGCCTCTTTATTGTTCCGAAGCGAACCGTGCGCCTTCAGCTCTTCCTTGTGAGCCGTCATAACGTGAGCCAATCAAAATGTTGAAGATCGTCCACCTGCTAATGGGCGCAGCGGCCTTGCTGCTGTCGTTCATACCTAGCTTGAAATCCGAAGCCGTTCCTTACCTGCAACAACCCGATGCACTTTACCTGGCCTTTTTCGGCCTGCTGAACCTGGTCATCGCTCCAGTGATTCCTTACTGGAACAAAGGCCCGCGCCAGCATCTGCAAAATCTGGTCAGCGCTCTTCTCGTGCTGACTGTCGTCCTGCAAACCCTGACCCTGATCGCACCGATGCCAGTCATCGCCGGTCAACCTGCCGTGTTGTTCAGCCTGGTGATCGCCCTGGTTGCCGTGGTTGTGCATCTGGCTGTGAGCTTCTACAAATCTTCACCGGCTGCCGCACCTGTCAGCTATGACATGAGCAATCGTGATACCGGTACCGTCAAGTGGTTCAACACCTCCAAGGGCTTCGGCTTTATCTCCCGGGATTCCGGCGATGATATTTTCGTGCACTTTCGTGCAATCCGTGGCGAAGGCCACCGCGTACTGGTCGAAGGCCAGCGCGTGGAGTTCTCGGTGATGAACCGGGACAAAGGCCTGCAAGCCGAGGACGTGATCGCCGCCCTGCCGCGTCGCTGATCCAGGGTAATAAAAAACCGCGAGCAGCCAGGCTGATCGCGGTTTTTTTATGCCTGCACAAACGTGCCTGGCATCAGTAATGCGGCGGTGGCGCCTCTTCCTCGAAAGAGTCGAACTGCCCGACCATCTCTTCCTGACGCTTGAGCAAGGCGGCCATCTGCAGCTGCAGGCGCTCGATCACCCGCTGCTGCGCCACCAGTTCGTCGTTCAATGCCTGAATGGT harbors:
- a CDS encoding SlyX family protein, coding for MNLEERVTDLESRLAFQDDTIQALNDELVAQQRVIERLQLQMAALLKRQEEMVGQFDSFEEEAPPPHY
- a CDS encoding cold-shock protein, which translates into the protein MLKIVHLLMGAAALLLSFIPSLKSEAVPYLQQPDALYLAFFGLLNLVIAPVIPYWNKGPRQHLQNLVSALLVLTVVLQTLTLIAPMPVIAGQPAVLFSLVIALVAVVVHLAVSFYKSSPAAAPVSYDMSNRDTGTVKWFNTSKGFGFISRDSGDDIFVHFRAIRGEGHRVLVEGQRVEFSVMNRDKGLQAEDVIAALPRR
- a CDS encoding Dps family protein, which encodes MAIDIGISEEDRKSIVEGLSRLLSDTYVLYLKTHNFHWNVTGPMFRTLHLMFEEQYNELALAVDLIAERIRALGFPAPGAYATYARLSSIKEEVGVPSAEDMIKQLVDGQEAVTRTARGIFPLLDKVSDEPTADLLTQRMQVHEKTAWMLRALLEA
- a CDS encoding FmdB family zinc ribbon protein; the protein is MPMYDYQCASCGHQLEAIQKISEAPLVDCPACQAPELKKQLSMPGFRLSGSGWYETDFKTGAKKNLAGGDKSD
- the ruvA gene encoding Holliday junction branch migration protein RuvA; this encodes MIGRLRGTLAEKQPPHLILDVNGLGYELEVPMTTLYRLPSVGEPLTLHTHLVVREDAQLLYGFAGKRERDFFRELIRLNGVGPKLALALMSSLEVDELIRCVQSQDTSALTKVPGVGKKTAERLLVELKDRFKAWETSPAMFALVPNQPDGPAPVNTAENDAVSALISLGYKPQEASKAITAIKDKNLSSEDLIRRALKGMI
- a CDS encoding YebC/PmpR family DNA-binding transcriptional regulator, with product MAGHSKWANIKHRKERQDAKRGKIFTKWIRELTVAARQGGGDPGSNPRLRLALDKALGANMSRDIIDRAVARGAGATEADNVEELTYEGYGPGGVAVMVECMTDNRNRTAAAVRHAFSKCGGNLGTDGSVAYLFERKGQISFAPGVDEDALTEAALEADADDVVSHEDGSIDVFTSFTSFYAVRNALEAAGFKGDDAEIVMQPTTSAELDLEGAEKVLKLIDMLEDLDDVQNVYSNADIPEDVAAQLG
- the ruvC gene encoding crossover junction endodeoxyribonuclease RuvC, producing MTLILGIDPGSRITGYGIVRDTGRGGCIYVASGCIRTGAGELHERLQIVYRGVREIIQTYGPVTMGIEKVFMAKNADSALKLGQARGAAIVAGAEECLEIAEYTATQVKQAVVGTGAANKEQVQMMVMHMLKLTSKPQIDASDALAIAICHAHTRSSLLPHGLGTARSRGGRLRL
- the aspS gene encoding aspartate--tRNA ligase, whose amino-acid sequence is MMRSHYCGQLNESLEGQEITLCGWVHRRRDHGGVIFLDIRDRDGLAQVVFDPDRAESFAAADRVRSEYVVKITGKVRLRPAGATNANMASGMIEVLGYELEVLNESETPPFPLNEYSDVGEETRLRYRFLDLRRPEMAEKLRLRSRMTTSIRRFLDENGFLDVETPILTRATPEGARDYLVPSRTHAGSFFALPQSPQLFKQLLMVAGFDRYYQIAKCFRDEDLRADRQPEFTQIDIETSFLDEKDIMGLTEGMIRNLFKEVLDLEFGEFPHMTFEEAMRRYGSDKPDLRNPLELVDVADQLKEVEFKVFSGPANDPKCRIAALRVPGGASMPRKQIDDYTKFVGIYGAKGLAYIKVNERAAGVDGLQSPIVKNIPETNLNVILDRVGAVDGDIVFFGADKAKIVSEALGALRIKLGHDLDLLTCKWAPMWVVDFPMFEENDDGSFSALHHPFTAPKCSPEELEANPAGALSRAYDMVLNGTELGGGSIRIHRKEMQQAVFRLLGINEAEQEEKFGFLLDALKYGAPPHGGLAFGLDRLVMLMTGAQSIREVIAFPKTQSAADVMTQAPGVVDAKALRELHIRLRETPKAE
- a CDS encoding ribbon-helix-helix domain-containing protein, with product MVGADRQSEHGVSQQALKVDPFVSDFDFELIRPLARSVRLNGFATCLRLEQVYWNILGDMAGHNGCSVSTLLSHVDRQVHLRHGGVKNFSGLVRVVCVMNGLRDTPAAVMP